CGAATCATACTTTTGAGTCAGCTCTTCTCAATTAAATGTTCAAACCAACtcacaaattggtctgaatgataCGTTAGCGATTCAATCTGATTTcgtttttaaaaaatccttatcAATGAGCCATAAATTGTGGGAATCCTGTATTAACCGCATCATTTAAACTTTTCCTCCCGAAGAGCTATTCAGAAACTCAATGGCTACCAGTTTGAGAACAATGCCCTGCGTGTGTCATACATCCCTGACGAGAACTCTGAGGTCGACTCTGAACGAGGTCCAGACAACGGCCGTCGCCCCGGATATGGTCCACGAGGTAACTCGCGCCAGATGTCGCCTGGTTCTGGAATCCCCTCCAAACACCAGCACGCTGATATCCCTCTCAGACTACTGGTGCCAACACAGTATGTGGGTGCCATCATCGGCAAGGAGGGTGCTACCATCCGCAACATCACCAAGCAAACTCAGAGCAAGTATGTGATTACAAGTATgaaattaatggcaaaaacaaatttaatcagacagttcacccaaacattcatAATTTACTTTAATTTCATTCTAAACCAGTATGATTAGcctttttccgtggaacacaaaaaactTTATTGAGTAGAATGTCTAAGCTGATcagtaattgtttttcttttttttttttttttttatcattgtatCTTTTATTTGGTGTTCATTTCAGAACCTTTACGATACCTCCCTTTCATTCTCCCATCTCTTAGGATCGATGTGCATCGCAAAGAGAATGCCGGCGCAGCAGAAAAGCCCATCAGTATCCATTCTACGCCAGAGGGCTGTTCAGCTGCCTGTCGTATGATCCTGGAAATCATGAACCAGGAGGCCAAGGACACCAAAACGTAAGTCACCATGGCAGGTCTATCTATTTGTTGGTCGGTCtagctgtctgtctttctgtctgtttgtccgtCTTGTTATTCGTCCGTCCGTTGGTCTAGCTGTCCATCGGTtggtctgtctgtccgtctaacTTTCTGTCCacctgtctgtccgtccgtccatcagtctgtctgtctggctatctgtctgcctgtctagctatttgtctgtcagtctgtctctctgtctatctagttatctgtttgtctgtctgcctgtctgtttgtctagttgtctgtctgactatttatccatccatccatctgtctgtctgactttctgtcatctgactatctgtctgtctagctgtctgtctgtctatctagctgtCTGACTGTCTAGCTATCTAGCTATCTGTCTTTCTATcgtctgactgtctatctgtttgtctgactgtctatctgtctgactgtttgtctgtctatctatctgactgtctaTCTCTGACTGTCTATCTGCTTgcctgtgtgtctgtctatctctgactgtctgtctatctagctatctgtTTGTCTTACCGTCTgactgtctgtcattctgtctgactgtctatctgtctgtctgtctttctgactgtctatctatctttctgactgtctatctgtctgtctgttgtctgtctgtcatctgtctgtctatctttttgtctatctgtctttctgactctctaactgtctgtctgcctgtctgtctgattgactatttgtctgtctatctatctatctgtctttctatctgtctgtcattctgtctgtcagtctgtctctctgtctgtctagttatctgtctgtctatctgcctggCTGTTTGTctagttgtctgtctgtctgactatatgtccatccatctgtctgactgactatctgtctgtctagctgtctgtctgtctatctatctgtctatctagctatctgtctttctgtcgtctgactgtctgtctgtttgtctgactgtctatctgtctgactgtttgtctgtctatctatctgactgtctaTCTCTGACTGTCTATCTGCTTgcctgtgtgtctgtctatctctgactgtctgtctatctagctatctgtctgtcttactgtctatctgtctgactgtctgtcattctgtctgactatttgtctgtctttctgactgtctatctatctttctgactgtctatctgtcatctgtctaactgtctgtctacctgtctgtctgattgactatttgtctgtctatctatctatctgcctttctgtctgtctgtgtgtgtgtgtgtgtctgtgtgtgtgtgtgtctgtctgaagTAATAATGTCCTCTATTATAAAGGGATAAATGGTCATTCAATAAGTGCGTTTCCATGTAGTTATGCATTAATGAAATCagtgattacaaaataaaatgtatagcaCAAAAAATATGGGCTAAATGTGCAGCTTTTAAGGCTAAAAAAAAATTGAGTACAAGCCCAAGAATATATAAACAAAGGCAATTGTCAATACATAGAATACTGCTCATTTTTTAGCGGTTTCACATTCCTTTGTACCTTGAGTCGTTCGATTTGTCAGTGCTGGGTCGCGTCTATTCTCAGATCAGTATTAATAGAGTTTTAATTTCTGGTAGTGCTGATGAGGTGCCTCTGAAGATTCTTGCTCACAACAACTTTGTCGGCCGTTTGATTGGCAAAGAGGGACGCAACCTGAAGAAAGTGGAGCAAGACACCGATACCAAGATCACCATTTCACCGTAAGAAATGAAGCGCACACACTTcaacaacacaaaataaatacGATTTTTATAATACATAAATAGTAGTTCACTTGACTTGAATAtgtgatttatttcttctgttGCATCTGTTAATATCATAAACGTCCTCTGAATGCAGATTGCAGGACTTGACCCTTTATAACCCAGAAAGGACCATTACAGTGAAGGGTTCCATTGAGGCGTGCTGCCTGGCAGAACAGGAGATCATGAAGAAAGTGCGAGAGGCGTATGACAATGACATTGCTGCTATGAATGTGAGTTTGATTGTTAAAAGCTGTGTGGGCTTAAGAAATCTTAAGAATATTCTCCatgtatctaaaaaaaaaaaaaaaattaattaagggCTGTTTACACAGGACAGTTGTTGCATTCCgtctgcaatattttttttattgttggccTATGTACACAGCGTTGCCATAAGCATTGTCttttgaaagggatagttcacccaaaaattaaaattctctcatcatttactcaccgtcatgccatcccagatgtgtatgactcttcaaaaattacataaagacagcataaaagtaatccgcacaactccagtggtttaatttatgtcttctgaagcaatgcaatcactctgtgtgagaaacagatcaatatttaagtcctttttttgctttaaatctctGTATTCagtttctgaaagtgaaagtggagatttatagtaaaaaaggacttacattttgacctgtttctcacctacacctatcatattacttctgaagatatggatttaaccacttgagtcttatggattaatttaatgctacctttatgtgatttttggcgcttcaaagttctggccaacattcacttgcattgtgaggacctacagagctgaaatattcttctaaaaatctttgtttgtgttcagcagaagaaagaaagtaatacacatctgggatggcatgatggtgtgtaaatgatgagagaatgttcattttgggtgaactatccctttaagatgccaTGTAATCCGAGCATCCCTGTGCTCTGTTCTGTTATGCTCCGTCTAgctgtttttaatgcaagaatgtgtGAATGGCCCAAATGCAGAAGGTGTTCAACAATATCagcttgaaaaagaaaaaaaaaagatctataaCCAATATTCTCATCTTCTACTTCCTAACTTTCCCCAACATAAGTATTACCTGTAAATTGTGAGCATTGCTGTTATACAAGTATCCGGCACAGACCTCTGTCACTGTATTCCCTTTTTCTTTACCTAGCAACAGACTCACCTGATCCCTGGATTAAACCTGGGAGCCATCGGCCTCTTCCCGCCATCCTCTGCAATGCCTCCACCTGCCCTCGGAAACTCTGTGCCTGGCCCCCCCTATGGTCCTGTTGGGGTATGTACAATTtccttgcaatttttttttttttttttttttttttttttttccccccaaagtaACTGTTTTCACATCACCGGACCTCTGTGGCATCTTTTCCTTTTTATGGTCCGTTTACAGTAGTGAAACATTGACATTTATGATGTTCTTAACAGTTATTCGTTGCGTGTCTCCCCACAGGCCTCTGAACAGGAAACTGTCCATGTGTACATCCCAGCCCAAGCCGTGGGAGCCATCATTGGCAAGAAAGGACAACATATCAAGCAGCTGAGCCGTTTTGCTGGGGCTTCTATTAAGGTAACTCTTCTGCAGATATTGCACATACTGTGTGGAATGTCTGTGAAATGTAAGATGAAGTCGGCAC
This portion of the Myxocyprinus asiaticus isolate MX2 ecotype Aquarium Trade chromosome 14, UBuf_Myxa_2, whole genome shotgun sequence genome encodes:
- the LOC127451398 gene encoding insulin-like growth factor 2 mRNA-binding protein 1 isoform X2, whose translation is MNKLYIGNLNENVTAEDLVKTFEDYKIPYSGQFLMKTGYAFVDCPDDQWAMKAIETFSGKVELHGKRIEVEHSVPKKQRTRKLQIRNIPPHLQWEVLDGLLAQYGTVENCEQVNTDSETAVVNVTYGTREHARQAIQKLNGYQFENNALRVSYIPDENSEVDSERGPDNGRRPGYGPRGNSRQMSPGSGIPSKHQHADIPLRLLVPTQYVGAIIGKEGATIRNITKQTQSKIDVHRKENAGAAEKPISIHSTPEGCSAACRMILEIMNQEAKDTKTADEVPLKILAHNNFVGRLIGKEGRNLKKVEQDTDTKITISPLQDLTLYNPERTITVKGSIEACCLAEQEIMKKVREAYDNDIAAMNTHLIPGLNLGAIGLFPPSSAMPPPALGNSVPGPPYGPVGASEQETVHVYIPAQAVGAIIGKKGQHIKQLSRFAGASIKIAPAEAPDSKMRMVIVTGPPEAQFKAQGRIYGKLKEENFFGPKEEVKLETHIKVAAAAAGRVIGKGGKTVNELQNLTAAEVVVPREQTPDEQDQVIVKIIGHFYASQLAQRKIRDILTQVKQQQKGGMGGQQGPQPQGMSEMGPPQGLAQEPRRK
- the LOC127451398 gene encoding insulin-like growth factor 2 mRNA-binding protein 1 isoform X1 gives rise to the protein MNKLYIGNLNENVTAEDLVKTFEDYKIPYSGQFLMKTGYAFVDCPDDQWAMKAIETFSGKVELHGKRIEVEHSVPKKQRTRKLQIRNIPPHLQWEVLDGLLAQYGTVENCEQVNTDSETAVVNVTYGTREHARQAIQKLNGYQFENNALRVSYIPDENSEVDSERGPDNGRRPGYGPRGNSRQMSPGSGIPSKHQHADIPLRLLVPTQYVGAIIGKEGATIRNITKQTQSKIDVHRKENAGAAEKPISIHSTPEGCSAACRMILEIMNQEAKDTKTADEVPLKILAHNNFVGRLIGKEGRNLKKVEQDTDTKITISPLQDLTLYNPERTITVKGSIEACCLAEQEIMKKVREAYDNDIAAMNQQTHLIPGLNLGAIGLFPPSSAMPPPALGNSVPGPPYGPVGASEQETVHVYIPAQAVGAIIGKKGQHIKQLSRFAGASIKIAPAEAPDSKMRMVIVTGPPEAQFKAQGRIYGKLKEENFFGPKEEVKLETHIKVAAAAAGRVIGKGGKTVNELQNLTAAEVVVPREQTPDEQDQVIVKIIGHFYASQLAQRKIRDILTQVKQQQKGGMGGQQGPQPQGMSEMGPPQGLAQEPRRK